A single window of Canis lupus familiaris isolate Mischka breed German Shepherd chromosome 7, alternate assembly UU_Cfam_GSD_1.0, whole genome shotgun sequence DNA harbors:
- the COX20 gene encoding cytochrome c oxidase assembly protein COX20, mitochondrial isoform X3 yields MAATPEPGEPTKGKPFKLLGILDVENIPCARDSVLYGSLGSVVAGLGHFLLTRLEDHVTLE; encoded by the exons ATGGCCGCCACGCCGGAGCCCGGCGAGCCCACCAAGGGGAAG CCCTTTAAGCTCCTAGGAATTTTAGATGTTGAAAACATTCCCTGTGCACGGGATTCGGTATTGTATGGTTCGTTAGGATCGGTTGTGGCTGGCCTTGGACATTTTTTGCTAACTA GATTAGAAGATCATGTGACGTTGGAGTAG